The Saccopteryx leptura isolate mSacLep1 chromosome 2, mSacLep1_pri_phased_curated, whole genome shotgun sequence genome has a window encoding:
- the LINGO2 gene encoding leucine-rich repeat and immunoglobulin-like domain-containing nogo receptor-interacting protein 2: MLHTAISCWQPFLGLAVLLIFMGSTIGCPARCECSAQNKSVSCHRRRLIAIPEGIPIETKILDLSKNRLKSINPEEFVSYPLLEEIDLSDNVIANVEPRAFNNLFNLRSLRLKGNRLKLVPLGVFTGLSNLTKLDISENKIVILLDYMFQDLHNLKSLEVGDNDLVYISHRAFSGLLSLEQLTLEKCNLTAVPTEALSHLRSLISLHLKHLNINNMPAYAFKRLFHLKHLQIDYWPLLDMIPANSLYGLNLTSLSITNTNLSTVPFLAFKHLVYLTHLNLSYNPISTIEAGMFSDLIRLQELHIVGAQLRTIEPHSFQGLRFLHVLNVSQNLLETLEENVFSSPRALEVLSINNNPLACDCRLLWILQRHPTLQFGGQQPMCAGPDTIREKSFKDFHSTALSFYFTCKKPKIREKKLQHLLVDEGQTVQLECSADGDPQPVISWVTPRRRFITTKSNGRATVLGDGTLEIRFAQDQDSGMYVCIASNAAGNDTFTASLTVKGFTSDRFLYANRTPMYMTDSNDTISNGTNANTFSLDLKTILVSTAMGCFTFLGVVLFCFLLLFVWSRGKGKHKNSIDLESVPRKNNGAVVEGEVAGPRRFNMKMI, encoded by the coding sequence ATGCTTCACACAGCCATATCATGTTGGCAGCCATTCCTGGGTCTGGCAGTGCTGTTAATCTTCATGGGGTCCACCATTGGCTGCCCTGCTCGCTGTGAGTGCTCTGCCCAGAACAAATCTGTTAGCTGCCACCGAAGGAGACTGATCGCTATCCCAGAGGGCATTCCCATCGAGACCAAAATCTTGGACCTCAGCAAGAACAGACTGAAAAGCATCAACCCTGAAGAATTCGTATCATATCCTCTACTAGAGGAGATAGACTTGAGTGACAACGTCATCGCCAATGTGGAGCCCAGAGCATTTAATAATCTCTTTAACCTGCGTTCCCTCCGCCTAAAAGGCAATCGCCTAAAGTTGGTCCCCTTGGGGGTATTCACGGGGCTGTCCAACCTCACCAAGCTTGACATTAGTGAGAATAAGATTGTCATCTTACTGGACTACATGTTCCAGGATCTGCACAACCTGAAGTCTCTAGAAGTGGGGGACAATGATTTGGTTTATATATCACACAGGGCCTTCAGTGGGCTGCTGAGCTTGGAGCAGCTCACCTTGGAGAAATGCAACCTGACAGCAGTACCAACAGAAGCCCTCTCACACCTCCGCAGCCTCATCAGCCTACATCTGAAGCATCTCAATATCAACAATATGCCTGCATATGCCTTTAAAAGATTGTTCCACCTGAAACATCTACAGATTGACTATTGGCCCTTACTGGATATGATTCCTGCCAATAGCCTCTATGGTCTCAACCTCACCTCTCTCTCGATCACCAACACCAACCTGTCCACAGTTCCTTTCCTTGCCTTTAAACACCTGGTGTATCTGACTCACCTGAACCTCTCCTACAACCCCATCAGCACTATTGAAGCAGGGATGTTCTCTGACCTGATCCGCCTTCAGGAGCTTCATATAGTGGGGGCCCAGCTCCGTACCATTGAGCCTCACTCCTTCCAAGGGCTCCGCTTCCTTCATGTGCTCAATGTGTCTCAGAACCTGCTGGAAACTTTGGAAGAGAATGTCTTCTCCTCCCCTAGGGCTTTAGAGGTCCTGAGCATTAACAACAACCCCCTGGCCTGTGACTGCCGTCTCCTCTGGATCCTGCAGCGGCACCCCACTCTGCAGTTTGGTGGCCAGCAGCCCATGTGTGCTGGCCCAGACACCATTCGTGAGAAGTCATTCAAGGATTTCCATAGCACTgccctttctttttactttaccTGCAAAAAACCCAAAATTCGTGAGAAGAAGTTACAGCATCTGCTAGTGGATGAAGGACAGACAGTCCAGCTAGAATGCAGTGCGGATGGAGACCCTCAGCCTGTGATTTCCTGGGTAACACCTCGAAGGCGTTTTATCACCACCAAGTCCAATGGGAGAGCCACCGTGTTGGGTGACGGCACCTTGGAAATCCGCTTTGCCCAGGATCAGGACAGTGGGATGTATGTTTGCATTGCTAGCAACGCTGCTGGAAATGACACCTTCACAGCCTCTTTAACTGTGAAAGGATTCACTTCAGACCGCTTCCTTTATGCGAACAGGACCCCTATGTACATGACCGACTCCAATGACACCATTTCCAATGGCACCAATGCCAATACTTTTTCTTTGGACCTTAAAACAATACTGGTGTCTACAGCCATGGGCTGTTTCACATTCCTGGgagtggttttattttgttttctcctcctttttgtgTGGAGCCGAGGGAAAGGCAAGCACAAAAACAGCATTGACCTTGAGTCTGTGCCGCGAAAAAACAATGGTGCTGTTGTGGAAGGGGAGGTGGCTGGACCCAGGAGGTTCAACATGAAAATGATTTGA